One window of the Methylovirgula sp. HY1 genome contains the following:
- a CDS encoding DUF29 domain-containing protein: MRQADLLKKNNFDEVDAIGLAEELESMARNQIHALRSCYRQLCRNLLNRMPHQSYTGTIEDIAITQQREIIAQLISASPSLNRLREDLFGQAYEDERRKLSAETNIAIAIAKFPYAPPFSVDEVESQFFWPTSTASI; the protein is encoded by the coding sequence ATGCGGCAAGCCGATCTTTTAAAGAAGAACAATTTCGACGAAGTCGATGCCATTGGTCTGGCAGAAGAACTCGAAAGCATGGCGCGCAATCAGATTCACGCGCTTCGATCGTGCTACAGACAATTATGCCGGAATCTTCTCAACCGGATGCCGCATCAATCATATACAGGAACAATCGAAGATATTGCGATCACACAACAACGAGAAATAATCGCGCAACTGATATCAGCGAGTCCCAGCCTGAATCGATTGCGCGAAGATCTTTTCGGACAGGCATACGAGGACGAACGCCGTAAATTGAGCGCGGAAACGAACATTGCCATCGCCATCGCAAAATTTCCATATGCGCCGCCGTTTTCGGTCGATGAAGTGGAATCACAATTCTTCTGGCCTACTAGTACGGCATCCATATGA
- the irrA gene encoding iron response transcriptional regulator IrrA — protein MLKGAYQTIPVHMHRRRLVAELRAPNVRALLNHCSIRPTRQRLSLASLLFSKGNRHVTAEGLLAEARAACVQASYATIYNVLKCFSDAGLLRCLAVEGHPMIFDTNTGPHHHFFFEDSAEITDLAFGDVAITGLPQPPEGYEIAKVDVVVRLRPKKKVKPANG, from the coding sequence ATGTTGAAAGGCGCTTACCAGACAATTCCCGTTCACATGCACCGGCGCCGCCTCGTAGCGGAGCTCCGTGCGCCCAACGTGCGCGCCCTGCTCAATCATTGCAGCATCAGGCCGACAAGGCAGCGGCTGTCGCTCGCCTCGCTGCTTTTTTCCAAGGGCAATCGGCATGTGACGGCGGAGGGCCTGTTGGCTGAGGCGCGCGCCGCGTGCGTTCAGGCATCTTACGCGACGATCTACAATGTGTTGAAGTGCTTCTCCGATGCTGGATTGCTCCGCTGCCTCGCGGTCGAAGGCCATCCGATGATTTTCGATACGAACACCGGTCCACATCATCATTTTTTCTTCGAGGACAGCGCCGAGATCACCGATCTCGCTTTCGGCGACGTGGCGATCACCGGTCTACCGCAGCCGCCGGAAGGCTATGAGATCGCCAAAGTCGACGTGGTCGTGCGGCTGCGGCCGAAAAAGAAAGTCAAACCGGCGAACGGCTAA
- a CDS encoding LysR family transcriptional regulator, with the protein MAIRNLDLISVTHALAVVEYRGFRRAAEAIGVCQSSISKRVARLEDMLGVGLFERYHAGVRVTDAGERFFQHVRAAFDHLDEAIRSAGMSGRVEHGTLGIGILSSLASGFLPELLREFSAQHPDIEISIVECASAEALSLLHARQFDIAFVIGDIAAGDCDSVRFWSERVFLVLPEGHRLGAKETVEWDDIVELTLLFGQAAIDNVIQERLIEPSTARERSLNIRTCPVARDTLVHMVALGQGIGLTSEATIGTPFPGVIFRPFAEPDNVLPFSGVWLLRNNNQVLRRFISLARILSVEWNKCS; encoded by the coding sequence ATGGCAATTCGAAACTTAGATTTGATTTCGGTAACGCACGCCTTGGCGGTTGTCGAGTATCGCGGTTTTCGTCGCGCTGCCGAGGCGATCGGCGTTTGTCAGTCAAGTATCAGCAAACGTGTCGCGCGGCTCGAAGATATGCTGGGTGTCGGACTTTTCGAACGTTATCATGCCGGTGTGCGCGTCACGGATGCGGGTGAGCGCTTCTTCCAACATGTAAGGGCGGCATTCGACCATCTGGATGAAGCGATCCGATCTGCAGGGATGTCGGGCCGTGTTGAACATGGCACTTTGGGCATCGGGATCCTCTCATCTTTGGCTTCAGGATTTCTTCCGGAACTCTTGCGAGAGTTTTCCGCTCAACATCCTGACATCGAGATCAGCATAGTGGAATGTGCATCGGCCGAAGCTCTCTCTCTCTTGCATGCACGACAGTTCGATATTGCGTTTGTTATTGGAGACATCGCAGCAGGTGACTGTGACAGCGTGAGGTTCTGGAGCGAACGCGTGTTTCTGGTCTTGCCGGAGGGCCATCGGCTCGGCGCTAAAGAGACGGTTGAATGGGACGATATCGTTGAGCTGACGTTGCTCTTTGGCCAAGCAGCGATCGATAACGTGATTCAGGAACGCCTTATTGAACCATCCACAGCGCGAGAGCGGTCCCTGAATATTCGGACTTGTCCCGTCGCGCGTGACACGCTCGTGCATATGGTTGCGCTCGGACAAGGGATCGGTCTCACGAGCGAAGCAACGATTGGAACGCCATTTCCTGGAGTCATCTTTCGTCCGTTTGCTGAGCCGGATAATGTCTTGCCATTCAGCGGCGTCTGGCTGTTGCGCAACAACAATCAAGTCTTGCGTCGGTTCATCAGTTTGGCGCGCATACTTTCAGTCGAATGGAACAAGTGCAGCTAG
- a CDS encoding histidine kinase, giving the protein MFETYRDVRQINENVADVLVRQLQVQLFRIESNIDVAAHFPDWDPVAEGLQNAGQCMQYVKPDGSLGRSSCIGLSPDVGSFPAWFVALNEWLPPAQVDVVRPISYHDKFYGTVVVTIDQAAVLAAIWKEVSGLLGLTALVVVAICILQYGAISRALRPTKDILAGLDRLGRGDLSCRLPNFHLNELQRIGEVFNTLAASLDRTTREKMELAAKLVDGQEQERLHLARDLHDELAQSLSAMSALAASIKATAETECLALVAEANTLSETSMAIMKSLRTTLRNLRPPEIDDFGLAASLSVLVRDQERRPGRQLKISLEVDGSLQALPPTTASHVYRIVQEGLTNISKHANAGRARVALGFHPKPGEERTCQRRWLALTIEDDGCGTADDDGIAAKSNGLGLIGMRERVTALGGHLDIIQLDDRGFRLQAMIPFDAPTELLQ; this is encoded by the coding sequence TTGTTCGAGACCTATCGCGATGTTCGACAAATCAACGAGAATGTCGCCGACGTCCTCGTCCGACAGCTGCAGGTCCAGTTATTCCGCATTGAATCCAACATTGATGTGGCCGCCCACTTTCCCGACTGGGATCCGGTAGCTGAAGGCCTCCAGAACGCCGGACAATGCATGCAATATGTCAAGCCGGATGGGAGCCTCGGGCGGTCGAGCTGCATCGGGCTCAGTCCGGACGTGGGTAGCTTTCCCGCTTGGTTCGTCGCCCTCAATGAATGGCTTCCGCCAGCGCAGGTCGACGTTGTTCGGCCTATTTCTTATCATGATAAGTTCTATGGGACCGTGGTCGTCACGATCGACCAGGCCGCGGTTCTCGCCGCAATTTGGAAAGAAGTCTCGGGCCTACTTGGGCTTACCGCGCTGGTCGTCGTAGCCATTTGCATTTTGCAGTATGGCGCAATCAGCCGGGCCCTCCGTCCGACAAAGGATATTCTCGCCGGCCTCGACAGGCTGGGGCGCGGCGACCTGTCCTGCCGCTTGCCGAACTTCCACTTAAACGAGCTGCAACGTATCGGCGAGGTGTTCAACACGCTCGCGGCGAGCCTCGACCGGACAACTCGGGAAAAAATGGAGCTCGCCGCCAAGCTCGTCGACGGTCAAGAACAGGAGCGGCTGCATTTGGCGCGCGATCTTCATGATGAACTCGCGCAAAGCCTGAGCGCCATGAGTGCCCTCGCAGCATCTATCAAGGCAACGGCAGAGACCGAATGCCTGGCCCTCGTGGCCGAGGCAAATACTCTCTCGGAAACTTCGATGGCTATAATGAAATCGCTCCGCACCACTCTGCGAAATCTTCGGCCGCCGGAAATCGATGACTTCGGGCTCGCCGCCAGTCTTTCGGTTCTGGTCCGGGATCAAGAACGCCGGCCCGGCCGCCAATTGAAAATTTCGCTGGAAGTCGACGGCAGTCTTCAGGCGTTGCCTCCAACAACGGCATCGCATGTCTATCGGATTGTCCAGGAAGGCCTGACCAATATCAGCAAGCACGCGAATGCCGGTCGGGCTCGTGTCGCCCTCGGTTTCCATCCGAAGCCTGGCGAGGAGCGCACGTGTCAGCGACGGTGGCTGGCGTTAACGATCGAGGACGACGGATGCGGAACGGCTGACGATGACGGCATAGCTGCGAAAAGCAACGGGTTGGGTCTCATTGGCATGCGTGAGCGCGTCACGGCGTTGGGCGGACATCTGGACATCATCCAGCTCGATGATCGGGGGTTCAGGCTCCAGGCCATGATTCCGTTCGACGCACCAACGGAGCTTCTGCAATGA
- a CDS encoding response regulator transcription factor, with amino-acid sequence MSRRTIRVLLVDDHTVVREGYRTLLAKHEGLLVVGEASDAASAYQCYKETNPDVVIMDISMPGRGGIDAIEHIRRFDAHARILVFTMHGGAVYALQAFRAGARGYVTKSSPPNLLISAVRDIADGRMAICPEIGEVLALDRVHEDRTGLKDLSPREFEIFRMILNARSTDEIATALNISRKTVANYHYSIKSKLGVASDIEMLYFGLRQGLVGPVSPAANSGK; translated from the coding sequence ATGAGCCGGAGGACGATCCGCGTTCTTCTTGTTGACGACCACACCGTTGTTCGTGAGGGCTATCGTACGCTCCTCGCGAAACACGAAGGACTTCTGGTCGTTGGCGAGGCAAGTGATGCCGCCTCGGCTTACCAGTGCTACAAGGAAACCAATCCGGATGTGGTTATCATGGATATCTCGATGCCAGGTCGCGGCGGCATCGATGCAATCGAGCATATCCGCAGATTTGACGCGCATGCGCGCATCCTAGTGTTTACCATGCACGGTGGCGCCGTCTATGCGTTGCAGGCTTTCCGTGCCGGCGCCAGGGGCTATGTGACCAAGAGCAGTCCCCCCAATCTTCTGATCAGCGCCGTACGCGATATTGCCGATGGCCGAATGGCCATCTGTCCCGAGATCGGCGAGGTGCTCGCACTTGACCGGGTGCACGAGGATAGAACGGGGCTGAAGGATCTTTCGCCGCGTGAGTTTGAGATTTTCCGCATGATCCTCAATGCGCGGTCGACCGACGAGATCGCGACCGCACTCAATATAAGTCGCAAGACCGTTGCGAACTATCACTACAGCATCAAGTCAAAGCTCGGAGTCGCCTCTGATATCGAGATGCTCTATTTCGGTCTCAGGCAAGGTCTGGTAGGCCCCGTTTCGCCGGCCGCCAATTCCGGGAAATAG
- a CDS encoding DUF3280 domain-containing protein: MLGTDRPGNRMAQGFFRASSRMGGGRDFSRRPRQIVQRVMLAAIVMFCWTGYAAAVGAPDNSAPQSKIKIAVFPFELEDFSAAHQEGTSPIETRYLADSTKEAKQALLQSGRYSVIDTGAAKAHALQNCKGCDAVVAKKLGADQALVGLITKVSMTEYVVRFRVIDARSGKVTSRFTTDLRMGADYSWSRGVRWLIKNRMLASK; the protein is encoded by the coding sequence ATGTTGGGCACCGACAGACCAGGAAACCGTATGGCTCAAGGCTTTTTCCGGGCCTCGTCACGGATGGGAGGCGGCCGCGATTTTAGTCGGCGGCCCCGTCAAATAGTGCAGCGCGTCATGCTCGCTGCGATAGTCATGTTTTGTTGGACAGGTTATGCCGCCGCGGTTGGAGCCCCAGACAATTCGGCTCCTCAGAGCAAGATTAAGATCGCGGTATTCCCGTTCGAACTCGAGGATTTCAGCGCCGCGCACCAAGAAGGGACGAGCCCGATCGAGACGAGATATTTGGCCGACTCGACAAAGGAAGCAAAACAGGCCCTCCTTCAATCTGGCCGTTATAGCGTCATCGACACCGGCGCTGCGAAGGCTCACGCTCTGCAAAATTGCAAGGGTTGCGATGCCGTCGTCGCAAAGAAGCTTGGAGCAGATCAAGCCCTAGTCGGTCTCATCACCAAAGTAAGCATGACGGAATATGTCGTGCGGTTTCGGGTCATCGATGCTCGAAGCGGTAAGGTCACGTCAAGGTTTACGACCGATCTCCGCATGGGCGCGGACTATTCCTGGTCTCGCGGCGTCCGTTGGTTGATAAAGAACCGCATGCTGGCGTCGAAGTAA
- a CDS encoding regulator: protein MATKFDDSNVRWYTLEGIEDVYYHILKVDEKNRIVDILFKFSADARVILHRHWATYRTFIIQGELRLYSADGDLKEIRGVGSYVSKLAGGEPHREGGGDQDVIAIFSNRDVEGPIYEILDDELKMVAILGFNDFKALFEAQKA from the coding sequence ATGGCAACGAAATTCGATGACAGCAATGTTCGCTGGTACACGCTCGAAGGGATCGAGGACGTCTATTACCATATACTCAAGGTAGATGAAAAAAACCGCATCGTCGATATCTTGTTTAAATTTTCGGCAGATGCAAGAGTCATTTTGCATCGGCACTGGGCCACTTATCGCACCTTCATCATTCAGGGCGAGCTGAGACTCTATAGCGCCGACGGTGATTTGAAGGAGATCCGTGGTGTCGGCAGCTATGTCTCGAAGCTGGCAGGCGGTGAGCCGCACCGCGAAGGGGGCGGAGATCAGGACGTTATCGCAATTTTCAGCAACCGCGACGTCGAAGGCCCCATATATGAGATCCTCGACGATGAGCTCAAGATGGTCGCGATACTGGGGTTCAATGACTTTAAAGCTCTGTTCGAAGCGCAGAAGGCGTGA
- a CDS encoding IS1182 family transposase, with protein sequence MTHIAGFDRSQLLLLPEVIDDYVDPENPVRFIDVFVDGLDLAAAGFARVTPEKTGRPGYAPGDLLKLYIYGYLNRVRSSRRLEAECHRNIEVIWLLRTLKPDFKTIADFRADNRKAFRAVFRRFVVLCRELNLFGRELLGVDGTRIKAVNNKDRNFTKNSLEKFIKAVDERLDEYLKRLDEDDATEAGTSGSRTKNLAEKIEALRTKRGRYNAMLADLERSGEEQISLTDPDSRAMAAYTKVGVGYNIQIAVDAKNKMIVEQAVSNQVVDMGLLTQTAEAARDILEVEKIDVVADKGYFKIEDIEACEKAGMTPYVPRPQRGPAVREGFFRKDEFRYDAERDAYICPAGQVLATRYESKLRNLKKFDYSNRAACLVCAMRSRCTKEYRKVSRLENEAVLDRMAERLKRRPEILDTRREIVEHPFGSIKQWMNQGAFLMRGLDKVRAEFSLTALVYNMRRAINILSVGELMRAVRA encoded by the coding sequence ATGACTCACATCGCTGGATTTGACCGCTCACAGCTGCTTCTTTTGCCCGAGGTGATCGACGATTACGTCGATCCTGAAAACCCTGTGCGCTTCATCGACGTCTTTGTTGATGGGCTCGATCTGGCGGCAGCGGGGTTCGCCCGCGTGACGCCGGAGAAGACAGGCCGGCCCGGCTACGCGCCGGGCGATCTGTTGAAGCTTTACATCTATGGCTATCTGAACCGCGTGCGGTCGAGCCGGCGGCTGGAAGCCGAATGCCATCGCAACATCGAGGTCATCTGGCTGCTGCGGACGCTGAAGCCGGACTTCAAGACCATCGCCGACTTCCGCGCCGACAATCGCAAGGCTTTTCGCGCGGTGTTCCGGCGTTTCGTCGTGCTCTGCCGCGAACTCAACCTTTTCGGGCGCGAATTGCTTGGCGTCGACGGCACGCGCATCAAGGCGGTCAATAACAAGGACCGCAACTTCACGAAGAACTCGCTGGAGAAGTTCATCAAGGCGGTGGACGAACGTCTCGATGAATATCTCAAGCGCCTTGATGAAGACGACGCCACGGAAGCGGGAACCAGCGGTTCGCGCACGAAAAATCTCGCGGAAAAAATCGAGGCGTTGCGCACAAAGCGCGGTCGCTACAACGCGATGCTGGCCGATCTCGAGCGCAGCGGCGAGGAGCAGATATCGCTGACCGATCCCGACAGCCGCGCCATGGCGGCATACACAAAGGTTGGCGTCGGCTACAACATTCAGATCGCGGTCGATGCGAAGAACAAGATGATTGTCGAGCAGGCGGTGAGCAATCAGGTCGTCGACATGGGCTTGCTGACGCAAACCGCCGAGGCCGCGCGCGACATTCTCGAAGTCGAAAAGATAGATGTCGTCGCCGACAAGGGCTACTTCAAGATCGAGGATATCGAGGCTTGCGAGAAGGCGGGGATGACGCCCTATGTTCCCAGGCCGCAGCGCGGTCCCGCCGTTCGCGAGGGCTTTTTCCGCAAGGACGAGTTCCGCTACGACGCCGAGCGGGACGCCTACATCTGCCCGGCGGGACAGGTTCTTGCGACGCGCTACGAAAGCAAGTTGCGGAACCTGAAAAAGTTCGACTATTCTAACCGGGCCGCGTGTCTGGTTTGCGCCATGAGATCGCGCTGCACCAAGGAATATCGCAAGGTCTCGCGTTTGGAGAACGAGGCGGTGCTGGACCGCATGGCGGAGCGGTTGAAGAGGCGACCCGAGATTCTCGACACGCGCCGCGAGATCGTCGAGCATCCTTTCGGCAGCATCAAGCAATGGATGAACCAGGGCGCGTTCCTGATGCGCGGTCTCGACAAGGTGCGCGCCGAGTTCAGCCTGACGGCGCTCGTCTACAACATGCGAAGGGCCATCAACATTCTCAGCGTGGGGGAATTGATGAGGGCCGTGCGGGCCTGA
- a CDS encoding IS66 family transposase, with the protein MSANALPIPDDIESLRQLVAAQRAELDAARADRAKAEAALIGRDLLIEKLKLQIAKLKRMHFGQSSEKLKTEIEQLELALEELETAEAEQPAQLASAEPMRPAPVRSLPAHLPREEICHLPVSGDCICPSCGSALHRLGEDADEVLDIEPVVYKVVRHVRPKFSCRACEKIVQAPAPAKAIARGKASFQTIAHVIVSKFDHHLPLYRQAEIMAEQGIEIDRSTLAGWAGQGAALLDPIVNRIKETVFASTKLHTDDTPVPMLDPGRGKTKTARLWVHAIDDRAHAGPGKPAVWFAFTTDRKAEHPQSMLKTFEGHLQADAYAGYEALYKSNRVFEVGCWGHARRKIWDLHQAKATAATTELLERIGGLYAIEEQVRGQPPDIRMSARQLQSKPQLAELRRRMEAIRLQLSAKSALAVAITYALKRWVALTRYIDDGRLEIDNLIAERAIRGVAIGRRNWLFAGSKAGGERAAAIYSIIETCKLNGVEPRAYITDVMQKIASDWPNSRIDELMPWNWSKPA; encoded by the coding sequence GTGTCTGCGAACGCTCTTCCCATCCCTGATGACATTGAAAGTCTGCGGCAGCTTGTGGCTGCGCAGCGCGCGGAACTCGACGCTGCGCGAGCCGATCGGGCAAAGGCAGAAGCCGCGCTTATCGGCCGCGACCTTCTGATCGAGAAGCTCAAATTGCAGATCGCTAAATTGAAGCGGATGCACTTCGGCCAGTCGTCGGAAAAACTCAAGACCGAGATCGAGCAGCTCGAACTGGCGCTTGAAGAGCTGGAGACAGCGGAAGCCGAACAGCCCGCACAATTAGCATCCGCTGAACCTATGCGACCTGCGCCCGTGCGTTCGCTTCCAGCCCATCTGCCACGCGAAGAGATTTGTCATTTGCCAGTTAGCGGCGATTGCATCTGCCCATCATGCGGCAGCGCGTTACACCGTCTTGGCGAAGATGCCGACGAAGTGCTCGATATCGAGCCAGTCGTTTACAAAGTCGTGCGGCATGTCCGGCCAAAGTTCTCGTGCCGGGCCTGCGAAAAGATCGTGCAGGCTCCAGCCCCTGCGAAAGCCATTGCGCGCGGCAAGGCGAGCTTCCAGACGATCGCTCATGTGATCGTTTCGAAGTTCGATCATCATCTTCCGCTCTACCGGCAAGCCGAGATCATGGCGGAGCAAGGAATCGAGATCGACCGCTCGACTTTGGCAGGCTGGGCTGGTCAAGGCGCGGCCTTGCTCGATCCGATCGTGAACCGCATCAAGGAGACCGTCTTCGCCTCAACCAAGCTGCACACTGACGACACGCCAGTGCCAATGCTCGATCCTGGCAGAGGCAAGACCAAGACCGCCAGATTATGGGTTCACGCAATCGATGATCGAGCTCATGCCGGTCCGGGCAAGCCTGCCGTGTGGTTCGCCTTCACGACGGATCGCAAGGCCGAGCATCCGCAGTCAATGCTGAAGACATTCGAGGGTCATCTGCAAGCCGACGCTTATGCGGGTTACGAGGCGCTCTATAAAAGCAATCGCGTCTTCGAAGTCGGTTGCTGGGGCCACGCACGCCGCAAGATCTGGGACCTTCATCAAGCCAAGGCAACCGCCGCGACAACTGAGCTGCTGGAACGCATCGGAGGTCTCTATGCCATTGAGGAGCAAGTGCGCGGCCAGCCGCCAGATATCCGAATGAGTGCGCGGCAATTGCAATCGAAGCCCCAGCTCGCAGAGTTGCGACGGCGAATGGAAGCCATAAGACTTCAACTGTCGGCCAAGAGCGCGCTCGCGGTTGCGATCACCTATGCGCTCAAGCGATGGGTCGCGTTGACGCGTTACATCGACGACGGACGATTGGAGATTGATAACCTGATCGCCGAACGTGCCATCCGTGGCGTGGCCATAGGCCGCCGTAATTGGCTGTTCGCGGGCTCTAAGGCAGGCGGCGAGCGTGCCGCCGCGATTTATTCCATCATCGAAACATGCAAGCTCAACGGCGTCGAGCCCCGCGCCTATATTACCGACGTCATGCAGAAGATCGCATCCGATTGGCCCAACAGCCGCATCGACGAACTCATGCCATGGAACTGGTCAAAGCCAGCCTGA
- the tnpB gene encoding IS66 family insertion sequence element accessory protein TnpB (TnpB, as the term is used for proteins encoded by IS66 family insertion elements, is considered an accessory protein, since TnpC, encoded by a neighboring gene, is a DDE family transposase.): MIALPTGTHVYLACGPTDMRRGFDGLALMVQEVLKQDPHSGAVFAFRGKRGDLIKVLWWDTQGLCLFSKRMEKGRFVWPMAATGSVSLTSAQLSMLLEGIDWRAPVRSWRPSLAG; encoded by the coding sequence ATGATAGCTTTGCCAACCGGCACACATGTCTATCTCGCATGCGGTCCGACAGACATGCGGCGCGGCTTCGATGGCTTGGCGCTGATGGTACAGGAGGTTCTAAAGCAAGATCCTCATTCGGGCGCTGTCTTCGCCTTCCGTGGCAAGCGCGGTGATCTCATCAAGGTTTTGTGGTGGGACACGCAGGGCCTGTGTCTTTTTTCCAAGCGAATGGAAAAAGGCCGCTTCGTCTGGCCTATGGCCGCGACGGGAAGTGTATCGCTAACATCGGCACAGCTCTCGATGTTATTGGAGGGGATTGATTGGCGCGCGCCCGTCAGAAGCTGGCGGCCATCCCTGGCTGGCTGA
- a CDS encoding transposase: MADEIEAAVSDPTIGRRTGSGRRVHIIARIAPKRSWTAEQKIAILDEAFAPGACVSDAAERYEINTGQLYTWRQLFLDGKLAASKPPAPTFARVDTAPAPAVVSPPALIEPLVATDMVAHPLGKIEIELKSGVRIRVDGDVNGKTLKHVLDALRDR; this comes from the coding sequence ATGGCGGACGAGATCGAAGCGGCAGTGAGTGATCCTACGATTGGTCGTAGAACTGGTTCTGGGCGGCGTGTGCATATCATAGCGCGGATAGCACCGAAGCGCTCTTGGACCGCGGAGCAGAAGATCGCGATTCTCGACGAGGCCTTCGCGCCTGGCGCTTGTGTTTCGGATGCGGCGGAACGGTACGAGATCAATACGGGCCAGCTCTATACTTGGCGGCAGCTTTTTCTGGACGGCAAGCTTGCCGCATCGAAGCCTCCGGCGCCAACTTTCGCGCGGGTCGACACGGCACCTGCGCCGGCTGTGGTGTCGCCACCAGCATTAATTGAGCCGCTTGTGGCCACGGACATGGTCGCTCATCCTTTGGGAAAGATCGAGATCGAACTTAAATCCGGCGTGCGTATTCGCGTCGATGGCGATGTCAACGGCAAGACATTGAAGCACGTTCTTGACGCGCTTCGTGATCGATGA
- a CDS encoding transposase produces MADEIEAEASDPTIGRRSGPTKRVQVIARMATKRSWTVEQKIAIVDEAFAPGACVSDAAERYEVNTGQLYTWRRLFLEGKLVMSQPPAPVFARVDVAPATAVVSTSRLVEPPSAIEPAAHTSGVIEIELRSGVRIRVDGDVNGKALKHVLDALRDR; encoded by the coding sequence ATGGCAGACGAGATCGAAGCAGAAGCAAGTGATCCTACGATTGGTCGTAGGAGTGGTCCGACCAAGCGCGTGCAGGTCATCGCGCGGATGGCGACCAAGCGCTCTTGGACCGTGGAGCAGAAGATAGCGATCGTTGATGAAGCCTTTGCGCCTGGAGCTTGCGTTTCAGACGCGGCGGAACGGTACGAGGTCAATACGGGCCAGCTCTATACGTGGCGGCGGCTTTTCCTGGAAGGCAAGCTTGTAATGTCGCAGCCTCCGGCGCCCGTTTTTGCGCGCGTCGACGTGGCTCCGGCAACAGCGGTGGTGTCGACATCGAGATTAGTCGAGCCGCCATCCGCCATCGAGCCAGCAGCACATACTTCGGGAGTGATCGAGATCGAGCTCCGATCCGGCGTGCGCATTCGCGTTGATGGCGATGTGAACGGCAAAGCGCTGAAGCATGTTCTTGATGCGCTTCGCGATCGATGA
- the tnpB gene encoding IS66 family insertion sequence element accessory protein TnpB (TnpB, as the term is used for proteins encoded by IS66 family insertion elements, is considered an accessory protein, since TnpC, encoded by a neighboring gene, is a DDE family transposase.), whose product MIGLPAGTRVYLACGHTDMRRGFDGLALMVQEVLEQNPFSGALFAFRGKRGDLIKLLWWDTQGLCLFSKRLEKGRFVWPMAAAGTVSLTAAQLSMLLEGIDWRAPVRSWRPTLAG is encoded by the coding sequence ATGATCGGTCTGCCGGCGGGCACTCGCGTTTATCTCGCATGCGGCCATACGGACATGCGTCGCGGCTTCGACGGTCTCGCGCTGATGGTGCAAGAGGTTCTGGAGCAGAACCCGTTTTCCGGCGCGTTGTTCGCCTTCCGTGGAAAACGTGGTGATCTCATCAAACTTTTGTGGTGGGACACGCAGGGCCTCTGTCTTTTTTCCAAGCGTTTGGAGAAAGGCCGTTTCGTCTGGCCTATGGCGGCAGCGGGAACCGTTTCACTGACCGCGGCGCAGCTCTCGATGTTGTTGGAGGGGATCGATTGGCGCGCGCCAGTCAGAAGTTGGAGGCCAACTTTGGCTGGCTGA